From Neorickettsia helminthoeca str. Oregon:
AAAGACCGCTTGGAATAAGATCATTTCAGGTCTGAGGGGTCTGTTTGGTGAAAAGTCAGTAGCGGAACTTCTGTTACAAATAAAAGCAGGAAATAAACTGATAAAATCCCTACTCGGGCTTTTAAGGAATAAGGAAAAATTAGCTCTTCAAGTGAGGATCGCTGCCTTACTGAGGGAGCTTAAGCTCAGTGAGAATGCAAGTAGAAGCGCTCTAAACAGAGTCTTATTCATACAGAGCCAACTGATCTCCAATCTCAGTTCAGTGACAAAAGAGAGTCTTGGCAAAGATGCGAAGGCTTTGTTAGGTTATCAGCACCAAGCACTGCATCAGTTTAGGTTCTTAGCCACACAGGTAATAAAGAAGGTCGATGTATCGCATACTGCCACGCAGTCCCAATCTCAAAGCAGGGTATATCCTCTCGACATTTCTCCAACGAGACCCCTTTTCCCTCAGTACTATAATCTCAATGAGCACGCGTCCTACACTCCAGTAACTGACGTCCGGCACGTCAAGTCAATAGATATACTAGCAATCATAAAAAATATAGTGCGGGAGGTCAAAAGTAAGATATCGGAATACTTCAAAGGAGTGGGTGAAACCACGAATGTCTTTATACATTCCCACTCTCATAGAGCTGCTACAGCTAGTGGTATAGATCCCTTCAGTACACGCAATACATCTCATCGACAGCATGTACATGACGGTCATAGTCACAGCCATGGCAGCGGATGTGCTTGTTGCAGCAGTGTTTTGCAGACCCAGCAGTATTTAAGTTTTGCCTATACGCCCTCTGCATCTAAGCTTGGAGGTCCAAGCGATTTGATGTCAGGAGTGCAGTGCTATCCGGTTGCTGCACAAGGAGTTCAAATACAACTCTAAGGGATTTCAATACGGGGAACCGGCTCACATATTTATCAAAACCCCATTCAGGTTTGACTCCAGGTAGATCTACGTGAACTTTGGAGCGTTTCTGGTCGGCACTGCAAGTAGTGATCTAACGCTACGATATTTGAGCTCCACATTTGCTCAGTTTCACTCTGAAGTCTTCATATCCCCTCTCCACGTTATCTGAACCGTCTATTATACTTTTTCCATTAGCCTGCAAAGCAGCGATTATCAGTGCTGCACCTGCTCTGAGGTCATTGGCTCTCAGCCCCTTCGATGGATTCAAATGTCTGCTTCCAACTATGGAAATACAATCCGGACCCATCGATTCTATCTGGGCACCCATTTTTTTTAACTCAGGAACGTGAGTGAATCTGTTCTCGAATATCGTCTCACGGATTATAGAGCGTCCTTCCGCAAATGATAGGAGAGTCGTAAGTTGAGGCTGAACATCAGTAGGTAAACCCGGATAAACATCTGTAGCAACCTCTAATGGTCGAATTTTCCCAATTTTTTCCACGATTATGTAATCCTCACTAGATTCAATTCTTACCGACTCCGTCTTAAGGATCTGCTCTAGAAGACACGTCATCTGCGATACATCTACGTTACGCAGTACAATCCTACCACCAACGACAGCACTCATTATCATGTACGTAGAGGCTTCTATACGATCCGGAATTACCTTATGAGTGATACCTTTCAGTCTAGAAACAGGATTTATTTTCAATTTCCTATCACCAATCCAATATATTTTCGCACCTATGCCGTTGAGAAATGAGATCAAATCATTGATCTCAGGTTCCGTGGAGGCATTGGATATGGTTGTAGTACCCTCTGATAAAACTGCAGCCATGATTGCGTTCTGAGTAGCACCGACGCTCACACGTGGAAACTCAATATCTGCACCATGAAGTGAGGTTGCTGTCAAAGTGACTTTTTCTGATTCTATCTCTGTTTTTGCACCCATTTTTTCGAATGCGGAAATGTGAAAATCGATTGGCCTACGACCTATAGCACATCCACCGGGAAAATACATCGATATCTTTCCCTTTCTAGCAAGAGTCGGTCCCATGGCAAGACAGGAGGCTCTTATCCATATATGAAGAGATTTATCTACACTCCTTTCTTCGAACTTATCATCTGGAATAATCCTCAGGGTATTTTCCTCTATGAAATCACATCTTTTACCCAGAGATGAAACCACCATGATCATATTGGAAACATCCCTAATAGCTGGTATTCCCTTTAAGACGACTTCTTCATCGGTCAGAAGCGACGCCGCTATTATCGGTAGAGACGAATTCTTCGATCCTGATATTGTAATCTCCCCGTTTAGCTCAAGACCACCCTTGATAAAAATTTTACTCATTAGATAAATTCTATCGTCAAAGAGTACAGCACAATATTGCTTCGTGGACACATATTTTCTCTGAGCATGGATACCATACAGATGTATCGACACAAAGACAAAACTCGTTATCGACTACTTCACAATAGGAAGCGTTATGCCACCCTGTTTCATGTATTTTCCACCTGAGTCGCTATACGAAGTCATACACTCACTCTCACCCTTCAAGAAAATAAGCTGACATATACCTTCATTTGCATAAATCTTAGCAGGTAGCGGCGTCGTATTAGAGAATTCCAATGTCACAAACCCTTCCCATCCAGGCTCCAGTGGTGTGACGTTTACAACGATCCCACAGCGGGCATATGTAGACTTACCTAGGCATATAACTATGACGTCTCTAGGTATTCTGAAGTACTCGACTGTACATCCAAGCATGAAACCATTTGGGGGAATTATACAAAAATCACCAGTTTTTTCTACTAGATGTGACTCATCAAAATTTTTCGGGTCAACTTGAGAAACTGAAAGGTTTGTGAAGATCTTAAACTTATTAGATACTCTAGCATCGTACCCATAGGACGAAAGACCATAAGAGATAACACCACTCGAAACCTTAGAAGAAACAAATGGCTCTATCATCCCCGATTCCAAAGCCTTGGATTTTATCCACTGATCGGACATTACAGGCATCGTTAACTCTCAACTTCTTCACATTAATCCTATCAGGTTATACAGTAATAAGGACAAAACTACCACACTAAAATCAACCTAAAACAAAGATCATAAATGTTTGAGTCTTCAAAAAAACCTGCCCCATTGTCCTTGCATCCCTTCACTGGATGATACTTTTATTAAAATCTAAGTTCCTCATTCTAAAGAATCAAAAAACATATTACAATTGGTGATTTCAAGGATACTGTTAAATATGTAAATGGTTGAAAGAGCTCAAATCTACGAAGAATTATGTAAACCGTTCCCTAACTCTGAAGTGGTTCATGAGAGAGGAAAACTCTTCCCTGAAATTGAGGTCCGTATGAGGAAGATCAATCTCTCAAACGGCGAGAGCCTTACGGTCTACGATACACTTGGTCAAATCATGAAAGTCACAGTGGAGGAAGGATTACCAAAGCTGAGAAAATCCTGGATTGAAAATAGAGAAGACACAATACATTACGAGAGGAAATCGATCAACATAATAGATCACTGTTTGACACACTACAACGAACATAAACTGAAGTCTGATTCTTTTATGAACTCCCCGGAAAAGGTTCTTACAGGTAAAAACGGTAGAAGACCAACACAATTGTACTACGCAAAAAAAGGAATAATCACCCCAGAAATGGAGTACGCGGCTATACGCGAGAATTGTGGCAGAACAAATGGCAGAGTAACAGCGGAATTCGTAAGAGACGAAATAGCGAGCGGCAGAGCTATCATCCCATGCAATATCAACCATCCGGAAAGTGAACCGATGGTTATAGGTAAGAACTTCTTGGTTAAGGTCAATGCAAATATAGGAAAATCTTCAGTTACATCTGGTATTAAAGACGAATTGTATAAGATGCTCTGGGCATGCAAATGGGGTGCTGATACAGTTATGGATCTATCTACTGGTGAGAACCTACATAATGTCAG
This genomic window contains:
- the murA gene encoding UDP-N-acetylglucosamine 1-carboxyvinyltransferase produces the protein MSKIFIKGGLELNGEITISGSKNSSLPIIAASLLTDEEVVLKGIPAIRDVSNMIMVVSSLGKRCDFIEENTLRIIPDDKFEERSVDKSLHIWIRASCLAMGPTLARKGKISMYFPGGCAIGRRPIDFHISAFEKMGAKTEIESEKVTLTATSLHGADIEFPRVSVGATQNAIMAAVLSEGTTTISNASTEPEINDLISFLNGIGAKIYWIGDRKLKINPVSRLKGITHKVIPDRIEASTYMIMSAVVGGRIVLRNVDVSQMTCLLEQILKTESVRIESSEDYIIVEKIGKIRPLEVATDVYPGLPTDVQPQLTTLLSFAEGRSIIRETIFENRFTHVPELKKMGAQIESMGPDCISIVGSRHLNPSKGLRANDLRAGAALIIAALQANGKSIIDGSDNVERGYEDFRVKLSKCGAQIS
- the dcd gene encoding dCTP deaminase, whose amino-acid sequence is MPVMSDQWIKSKALESGMIEPFVSSKVSSGVISYGLSSYGYDARVSNKFKIFTNLSVSQVDPKNFDESHLVEKTGDFCIIPPNGFMLGCTVEYFRIPRDVIVICLGKSTYARCGIVVNVTPLEPGWEGFVTLEFSNTTPLPAKIYANEGICQLIFLKGESECMTSYSDSGGKYMKQGGITLPIVK